DNA from Tachypleus tridentatus isolate NWPU-2018 chromosome 8, ASM421037v1, whole genome shotgun sequence:
tgatcaaactatgttatcaaattgataaaatgagtgtctaatcaaacaatgtgatcaaattgagaaaatgagtgtctgatcaaagtatgtgatcaaattgatggtgtgtgtgtctgatcaaactatgtgattaaattgacggaatgtgtgtgtgatcaaactatgttttcaaattgatggaatgagtgtctgatcaaactatgtgatcgagttaatggaatgtgtgtctgatcaaactatgtgatcaaattgaaggaatgagtgtctgatcaaaatatgtgatcaaattgatggtgatATTGAataaagacttaccgctgtcccagcgggtgACTTGTCGCAAGTGAACACCATTCTTCTGTGTTTATTGGGTGTACTATATTGTTGCAAGTGAAAACCATTCTTTTGTGTTTATTGGGTGTACTATATTGATGCAAGTGAACACcatttttctgtgtttattggGTGCATTACCTTGTGTTTATATCTATCAAATGCATTTGTGTGAGTTATCACTGACTCAAACTTATTAATGATGTCGTATGCCATACAGTAACAGTACCAATTTACATGTGTAACGAAAATAATTGTAGTTTATATTGAGAGAAGTAGATTCATGTATTGTGCATACAAGATATAGATACGTACCATTAAATGCTTCTACTAATTGCTGTAACGTTTCAAGAGAAATTCCACTGTTACCTTTAGCCAGGACATTGATTCTAAGAGCGAGCAGCATCCGAGTTCTTTCTGGAGTAAGAGGATGTCCAACTCCTAAGAAAATAAAGATCGcttacattgtttattattgttgttggtaTAAGTTTTTCGCATCCCTTGTTCacttcattacattaataaagttattagcatatatttataaatgtattctgTCTATTGGTGGGTCCTTGATGAGCCTTCATGATACTTCGTGCCTGCTGAAGGAACCGTTTGTTGGTCAAATTCAATCAATGTTTAAAAATCACTTCAGTTTCAAAGAAAGGAGCTTGAACGGATCCGTCTCGAACATAAAACTCAAATAAATCtggtagaaaaaaacaaaagtaaaacaaacacgaGAACTTTGTCACACAACAGATGTTTAGTCTTCTGAATAGTCAAGTGCATATGTTGCAGTCAAACGTTATGTCATCAAACACAAACACGAGAAATTTGTCACACAAAAGATGTTCAGTCTTCTGAACAATCAAGTCCACATGTTGCAATTAAACGTTATGTGTCATCAAACACATTGCCTTATCAAAATTTTTCATAATAAGAAATTTTTTATCGGTGTTTTTCAACTGGTCAATTTCAACACTATAAAAATATCCAATTTCTCTTGAAGCTGTTATTCGTTTTATTATTACTcacaaataactaatttattattcGCAGAGACTAAAACTATGGAAGAAAACTTCAATCAGAAAAACGTAAATGagttgaataaatttattaatacaatTACCTGCAGCATGTGAACGAACAAGGTTTTCTTGAAGCTCCCTGAAAAAGTAAGATATCCGTCAGAATTTCAGTCTCATGAAAatatacagttgttgtttttttttcttcctctcGAAAGTGAATAGAATTATCTGCTTACTTGTGTTATTATTGCTTTGAACAGTTGTAACGAATATATAACCTCATGCGCACTCTCCTATAGCAtaacacataacataataaataggtTTGGTTACAGTGGAATTAATCAGCTAGTATAACATGAATTTATTTGCTGTTCTTGATTTATGCCTGGCAATAATATATGACTTTTGTTGAGGTTGTTAAATTCGTAAAGCATCTTATATATTTGGTTTTGATTATCTATGTCATctgctaggcctggcatggccaagcgcgtaaggcgtgcgactcgtaatccgagggtcgcgggttctcgcccgcgtcgcactaaacatgctcgccctcccagccgtgggggtgtataatgtgacggtcaatcccactattcgttggtaaaagagtagcccaagagttggcggtgggtggtgatgactagctgccttccctctagtcttacactgctaaattagggacggctagcacagatagccctcgagtagctttgtgcgaaattccaaaacaaacaaacaaaacaaatgtcatCTGCCAATACAAGAAATAGACTTGGTGTTATGATTTGATAGGAACTGGTAAACCACATAATAATTGAGTGTGTCAATGATTAAATTCAGCTAGTAAAACATGACATAAACTCAGTTTTTGTATGTCAATCAGCTGTTAATAGAATAACCTTTTCGCTGCAGGCAGGTCAGGCGCGCGTGTTACATTTAGAAAGTGACATTCAgaattaaatcattttatatcATGCTCTACTAAAACTTTGCATCAGGAAGTAGCTAACAAAGCAACTTTTgacattttataagttttaagttgttaattttatgagaaaatacTGAAATTTTCGATCTTCTGTTTCTAAAACTTGTGATGTTTGCTTTCTCGGtctctttttttctaatttatttacaacCCTACTATGAAGTACGGAATTCaatgtaaattacaaattataatataggTATTACTCAGgccaaacaaatgttttatagcCTTGAATCACAATATTGACTATGCATGCATTCACCAGTGGATAACCAAAAACAATTAGGCAAAGGTAGAATGACGTATCTACACTGGAAAGATAAAGTCGTCCTTAAGGTGATACCAGCCAATATCCAAAGGCAGTCTTGCCTCCTAGGCAAACTGGGCAATTGCCCGGAATTCCACACATGGAAGGCCCCCCGATGCTATGCCTTTTAATCTACATCTGAGTTTTCTTATCATTAAGGGACCCCATTTACCGAATTCTGCCTGGTGCTCCAGAATGGCTAAGACTGCTTCTGCCAACACTGTAGTGTTTAAGACACAATGAACATGAAACtcctatttataaaattaagtataaaatatgTTGTATAGCTGGTTACGAATTAATCTTTTTCTTCACATAAACATgctaaaaacaatataatttgtcTCATCAAATCTCAATAACGAGGACCACATTAATAGATACGATAAAGTATTAGATAATGAGTGTTACTAATTAATTGTCAGGTTCACTAGGCGTTAGagttttgaattataatatttaaaaaaacgtgtaattattacatttttataaaaagttaagACAGGCTTAACTAGCAAAATACATTAAGCCGTTTTGGCTACAGAAGGGAATTAAATTAATAAGACATGTGGTTATGGTATTCCTTATATACTGAATTATATCGCTAACACTAATCTTAGACATTTTGATGAGAGCTAAGATAAAACGGcctttacactccagataaatatataaaatatatatttttattcaaaccaGCGTTTCGCCTTTGCGGCTTCTCCAAGGTTAATATGCATAACAAGACATATTTTAATACCTAATTTAAAGCAAAGAtactatgtttatttttacataccACAATGATTTTGTATTTGAGACAAAAGAAAATGGTTCATTGTAGAAAATTCATAAATGGACTTTCAATATACTTAGATCTGACCCATCAGTTATTACTGCATAAACACAGAAGCCAAACTCCAGATAAATCTGTAAGTTTGTTATAATCATTTACAGAATAGTGCATGTAAGTGATTCTACTTGATAAACACAAAAGATAAGTGTTAGAAAGTAGTTGAAATACCTCACCATTTGCAATGGTATTTACTACTTAATTACAGGCAGTAATGGTGATATTGTCGTATGCACAGCGAGCGGGGCAACTTAAAAAAGtcatcttttttaaataaaaaatatgatatcTAAAAACTAATAACATTCATAACATGTCACTaactctttttttgtttttgagaaatCACACTGctttaaatgtttgatatatttctaATGACGAAAAATGCAAACATTTGTCAACAAGAAGCATATATTTTTGGGCATGCAACATGTCACTGAGATAAAACAGCTGTAGAGAAGTATTCAAATACATTGATTTTACCTATCGTGTTGAATAAAGGGCACTGCATATAACACCAACTGTAGTTCACCACAGTTGTATGTCTCGTTTCGTTCCTGATCAgggatataattatttaaaactgttttgaatcGGTGACACATAGTAAACCCAAAAACTGACTGGGACATTTCATTTCGGTTATTATGAAAAACTACAACTCACTGCATGATACAGCTGTTAAGGTTCTAATTTCCATGTTACCCGAGGGCTTgataaaagtaacttttattgTAAAATCACTCTAAAGGACACATGAGAAGAGCCATTTGGGGATGGGAGTGAAACTTTGATTTTAGAAAAGTTTaacaattaaacatatttattttgtaggTGTTGCGATAAGTCAAACGATATAAAAAGAACCTTGAAAAGGTTGGGGCAATAAGCTTCTGCAACTAGTTTATTTTCAATTCACGAAAGGCAAGCTGAATTTGTCAGTTTTATTCAACTAAGCCTATTTCTAAGTGTTCCAATCAAATGTTCTGAACATCTTGAATACGAATTgaattttttaatagttttaaagtaatataaacacTTACACaaggttttcgtcactaatgatCTTACTGGCAAATTTTCCGAATCCTGTGTTTACACCATAGGCCACTGAAAATAGAGAACTTTAGATTTACTTATAAATCCACAAAACTAGTCCAACAACGACAGTAAAAACGAAAACTAAACACTAGAAGAATGGAAGCCACCGTTGTCAAACCATTAAGGATGTCTCTTTCCGTCAGtgtcaattaaaaacaattataaatttaataaacgtTATCACAATGATTACAGAAATTAGCTGTAAAACGTCAGTTAAATAGGTTtgatttattatctttatatatatatagttataaacttatttttttcacaGTTGCTTTAATTCAGCAAAACTATTTACACCTACTTAACCCACAGGTTGTTCAAcgataagtttaaggacttataacgctatacTTCTGGGTTCCATccctgtggtgggcacaacacaaaaATTCCATTGTGCAGCattttgttcaaaaaataaatctagttaattttaaagaattatccACATTATCAATTATTAGAACTTTTCCGCAAAGTTACCCAAGAGCTCTTCGTTTCTATGTTTGAATTGCTAATCAATAGCATACAGGTCTTGAGCTACTCCTATCTGGTCAATTTATGAAATTTGACCaccactcttataacacaaccaTGACCCTCAAGTGTGTAACACGTCTTTTATAGTAACGCATCATAAGCCATGAATCTTAAAATTCACGGTTCGGGCATGCTAAACACAAGGTCATGCCTAGCCATTACGACTTTTGTATTCTAGTGAACTTAACCACTTACCTTTTACCAGTAATGTATACTTCAAGTGACTATGATATTCACATTAAGTTCAAATATTTGCAATTTCAAACACGATGACCATTAAGTTAAACAAGTTCAAATTTTGCATTGTGTAACACTCTATATCAATGATAAAACactgtgtgtttaattttaattattcctTCAATATTTGTTAGAACCAATCACaaataaaccattattaattCTGACAAACTTCTTtatcatatattattttgtataaaaagttAATCATTTAACCAACACGAAGTGATATTCAAAGTATTATTTCATTAGTTCTTAACTAGACACTCTAAACTTAGAGAATTTTTAACAACAATGTCCAAGAAAGGTTTGTTGTATAGGCGTTGAAAGGTACTTAAAAGATTCAGGGCTCGAGCCCATAGGCTCGGGAATTTTCAACGTTTGCGTATGATATCGATTAGATTTCCTATTCTGGTTTCTCAAGACACCAACTGGGGTTTGGGAGCATAGGCCTCGTATGCCAGCACCTAGCAACGTCTCTGGTCTGTTCATAGTTACGATAACAAAATTACCAGCTAACACTCAAATTAGTGATCCTAGCTGATAAAGTCCCACAAGTAATATAATTACTACAGAATTCAAGTTCCTAccttaaacaaaattatcattaaCACCCCTCTGCTAATATAATCACTAGAGAACCAAATTTCCTGCCCTTAGTTAAATGTAGACATTATTTAGCGTTACTAATAACCTtacctttattttctttcaaaactgtGTCTACAAGCTGGCGTGAACGGATTACCCTGTCTTCGGCCTCCTTTGTAAGCTGgggaagtaaaaaataatatttaaagtgaaGTCACGCTaaactaaaagaaataatttgaccCATGACCTGTCGTTCTTCTTCTACTGTcatcagttaattttttttcaacttctaagtgaaaataaatgaatattttatttcaaaatacaactaACTGGAACTAAAAAGTGTTGAAAACTATTAAAAGAAGATGAAAATTAATCGTACTGTGATCAGTTGGAACATCTGACAAGAAACGAAGCTTTCCAAAGttgataaaagatataaaaagtaatatagaTTGGAAACattggaaataaatatataatatctcATCTGTTTTACACACTGATTAAACGGTTAGCAGTAGTGATGACGCAAGATAATCAATCACAATACCTTAATCTTGTAAAATCCCTTTCCAAGACATAGTAGGTCATCAGGTACTAGGTTATAACCATTCACAAGAAGGACCTTGTAACAAAAACATGTTCAATTAGTattttaataaggtgttattTATCTctaatgaatatttttgtgaGGTGTGATAAACGGCCATTGCATTTGGGATTTTATTCCAATTGTGTCATAATctctagtttaaaatatttgatttgcaTTACCATAGATTCGtgaatagttaaaacaaaaattaatgtttcatttattggtaagttgtataaaattaaaatgatttttgtatgttttttttcagataatttggtaattttgttatttttgctcattaatttttaatgttgacTAAGTGTATACATCCAGGACTATCCATAATTTCAAAAGTGGGTTAAGCCTCGTGAAGTATTATTGAGTATTATTGTCGAAATTACTTATAATAATGAGCTCACTGAAATAACGATTTAAACCACTTCTAGTCTTCTAAGAGGCTTATATTATACCTGTATATagcacaaaaaacattttatagagGTAAGCCTTTTGCTTTAATTAGGGtaaactacagggtggcccgtaagaccctacccatccatatattattatgttatattcaattacgcatgtattataaatttgtttctttttttttcagagaaatatagccGATGTTGAGGAAAAtctctcacagaacatggcgttgcataatattgtgcagcgagaatgagggacagcacacagatacactagatacataagatatatggatgggtagggacttacgggccatcctGTATGTATATACACTTTTGTTTTATGATGAGTCCTCGGaattattctgtaataacttATGTACactaaatttcatatatttaatgaattaattctaCTTTTCCTTTtgactaatgtatgttttattttaaattgttagtttttaCTTGAATATTACCTTAAAATGTATATCAATGGTTCAGTGGTACTAGTAGAtgcaaaaaaaatcacaaaattattgttactacaataattataatgaaatgtaaatataCAACAAAGTTTTACTAAAATTTAAGACAGAAACAGAAAACTGACAAACAGAAACGACTTACTTCATTTAGCGTCCCAAATTTTCCGGGACTTAAGTGACGTCAAGGTTTTTTatgacaaaattaattaattaaattgataaaaatgaaattatattacaaacaataataaaataactaaataaataataaataaagaaagaataaaaaataatatgaaacatacgtttctgaaatttgataattcattaaataattacaatcttgaattgtatatataaataaattcagcCTGTAACTgcatatatacagttttattacgATATAATTacacaaagataaataaatttaccaATTTCTTAAGAAGTCAAATTAAATGCGATTTATATTTTGAAGAGAAAGATACAAATAAAGACTCGTTTCTTAAAGGCTAGTTAAAAAGAACctatttttcttataatgaattttgaatacaacatattacaatCCTAAGACAataacgtgtgtgttttcttaaagcaaagccgcatcgggctacgtgctgagtccaccgaggggaatcgaacccttgatcttagctttgtaagtccgtagacttaccgctgtaccaacgaggGATCTTAAGATAACTAATCAGATCAGGTCAGCAAGTTAGGGTTAATCAATctaatatttttcattcatacaaactaaatttcttcaaaaaccccttaattatttataataaaattaatttttacagttaTGGAAGCGTAACAtcatttttaagttataacaaacttatataacTTGTAAGAGGTTTGGATTCACGGTTTCTAACGCAGTTCTTCCTTatgattttgcttatttaacttcattacaATGTATTcagtttcactaaaatatatatattatcttaagTCTCATATTTCAATTTTCAACTAAGTTTACGTTTTACAATTTCACCAACAAGTATAAACGTGATAAAGCTTTCTCGTAGTCataaatcaataaattttattttaagtaacagAAGGAAAAGGATACATTTGTTCTGGAACATAGGATATTTCTTGTGGTCTTATTTCTGGATTGGCTCTGTCCGTCTTTAGAACTGATATAATCAAGACAAAAAGATTGAAACATCACataaattgaagaaaatataGCATTATACTAGTTTAGGTATTGTATACTTCGTCACAAAGCAATTAACactacagtaaagaaaaaattactgAACACTCGGGAAGTATCCTTTTAATGATTGCCTGgaaatagttatattaaaaaagCATTTTAAACATTCAGTTTTCTATTCGTTTAGACCATTTCGTTTTACATTTGCTACTTCAATCTGAAAATAATGATGTCCTTTCTTTGTGAATGAGTTCAAGTACTTATCGTTATAAGAATATTAAAACCACGAGTGTGGTGCTGCCAAAACCctgtttatatacataaatatgtatataaaaatactacTCATTTTACAACCTaacttaaatttcttttataaacagaCTCTCCAAGTATCAGAGAAAATTCAGGCTGTTTCTGATCCCCCGTATCCTTTGGTAGACCTCTTTCAGCCTGCTTAGTACACACACTATCACTTTCCCTCAGAATTTGGCTTCAGGCACCGTGCGACCGCTCCTGCCCAAGAACATGTGTCAAAGCATTAAAATGGTAAGCACTTAACGTGCAACAAAGACATTCTTATATggtattaaaacagtaaaatcagtTTTACAATTGTACTgcttatttaaaaagtaaacattttagaaaGCTTATTATTTACTTACAATACAACAAAGGCTATTTTACCATTTTAGTTATTCGAGCTTGGTGACAGGAGGTACGCAAACAACTATAAAAGTCAAAGTTTTTAATGCTgtagtacagttagaaatatAGTCAATTATCAAAATATGTGTTTCTAAAACTTCTTCAATATTAGTGTTATTTATACAGTACACAGCTGTTGTTTTCTCTTGCTGCTTAATTTAAAGGaagtttagttgtttgttttatctcgGTAATATACCCGTATTgaatttagtattattataagtagtctcaaataattatttttgcatatattttctttatttaaaaatgaaatcaaaatataagctttaaatattaaatctttacCTTGATGGTGATTTCAACACGTCTGACAAATTTTG
Protein-coding regions in this window:
- the LOC143222277 gene encoding histidine ammonia-lyase-like, which encodes MKLSVRVRGEWFAVPCRDGKSTIQWLGEESLRRYLKLKQASALVKGRQEEIYEIRKTKGGAILDQDDKICNVLDDNDFVSVVLKTDRANPEIRPQEISYVPEQIPGKFGTLNEVLLVNGYNLVPDDLLCLGKGFYKIKLTKEAEDRVIRSRQLVDTVLKENKVAYGVNTGFGKFASKIISDENLVELQENLVRSHAAGVGHPLTPERTRMLLALRINVLAKGNSGISLETLQQLVEAFNGTYLYLVCTIHESTSLNINYNYFRYTCKLVLLLYGIRHH